The following proteins come from a genomic window of Lachnoclostridium phytofermentans ISDg:
- a CDS encoding permease prefix domain 1-containing protein, whose product MGKSQETTMMDIYHWCHEASRYICFKPDRVEVYQELLAHIFDKVNDFENCGMKREEAMKAAVEEMGDATEIGLMMRKIHKPYLGYLWRVTQVLLVLSFLLIFYVCRQAGGIRNMIEELKPQKDYWEQNREVYDRDSAYELVADLTPNCEARIDGYQLSIPKVVHWKFEYEEDGKVYQSDTFKFIVKAKHSPFLDAPKGILEHLTAIDNLGNYYTDVSGYTRGPSVVGNLTVKRLFSSQFEMWVDKLSPDAEWIELQYDFLGRSFRLRIPTIGRGTYD is encoded by the coding sequence ATGGGAAAGAGTCAAGAAACAACAATGATGGATATCTACCATTGGTGCCACGAAGCGAGCAGATATATCTGTTTTAAACCTGATAGAGTGGAAGTTTACCAAGAACTACTCGCTCATATTTTTGATAAGGTAAATGACTTTGAAAACTGTGGCATGAAGCGTGAAGAAGCGATGAAAGCTGCTGTTGAGGAGATGGGAGATGCAACAGAGATTGGGCTTATGATGAGAAAAATACATAAGCCATACTTGGGTTATCTTTGGAGAGTCACTCAGGTACTGTTGGTGTTATCCTTTTTGTTAATATTCTATGTCTGTCGTCAAGCTGGAGGGATTAGAAATATGATTGAGGAGCTAAAACCACAGAAGGACTATTGGGAACAGAATCGTGAGGTATATGATAGAGATAGTGCATACGAGTTAGTAGCAGATTTAACTCCGAATTGTGAAGCAAGGATTGATGGTTACCAATTGTCTATTCCTAAGGTGGTTCATTGGAAATTTGAATATGAGGAAGATGGGAAGGTATATCAAAGTGATACCTTTAAGTTTATAGTAAAAGCCAAACATAGTCCGTTTTTAGATGCTCCCAAGGGAATCTTAGAGCATCTGACAGCGATTGATAACCTCGGAAATTATTATACAGACGTTTCTGGGTATACGAGGGGACCTAGTGTCGTGGGAAATCTAACAGTGAAACGATTGTTTAGCAGCCAGTTTGAGATGTGGGTAGATAAATTATCACCTGATGCAGAATGGATCGAATTACAGTACGATTTTTTGGGAAGAAGTTTTAGACTTCGCATACCCACGATAGGAAGGGGGACCTATGATTAG
- a CDS encoding PadR family transcriptional regulator produces the protein MNIDKNLLSGSHILLILSLIKEEEMYGYQMIVELAGKSENAFQLKEGTLYPILHTLEKEKYVTSRMMEAENGRKRKYYKITDKGSKLLTKRTQEWEYFAQKVNLVVLGG, from the coding sequence ATGAATATTGATAAGAATTTACTAAGTGGAAGCCATATCTTATTAATTCTCTCTCTGATTAAAGAAGAAGAGATGTATGGGTATCAAATGATTGTAGAACTTGCAGGTAAGTCAGAAAATGCATTTCAACTAAAGGAAGGAACACTTTACCCTATTCTTCACACGTTAGAGAAAGAGAAGTATGTAACGTCCCGCATGATGGAAGCAGAGAATGGAAGAAAGAGAAAATATTATAAAATAACTGATAAAGGATCAAAACTACTAACCAAAAGAACGCAGGAATGGGAGTATTTCGCGCAAAAAGTTAATCTTGTTGTATTAGGAGGCTAA
- a CDS encoding family 10 glycosylhydrolase yields MKDCQVHIEGLCIETSFIYDFTSHGELFPIDYVSIEAKEDNKDANNSIQIDSNRKDKLHLLTTNQLSDITLATLSNSLVICMDENQAVSESSFVIEGEIYSTEIGSTTSLQRVKAASVAMIVYLEGELTTLKNSLLSEDKNIAFGENNSFAKQVFESFLKGDVVRYKLGVNYMSTLGLASLIEKRMDSTSVFLTVDSKEYATVEEDNFLLEGKLEHFHKNKKYELRIMYGDGREESFREMTAFVASESFSVSVPLTLGANYIDCTLVEDGIEISDSKHTHIVFYKQTSNQPKEIIMWAEQYVNAETTKTVERIESLIQTAKDAGITAFALDVKGCEGYAAYRKSTLTNVKYMTETTNPKKAFQMEIDFLEEFVKAAHASGLRVYASFNFFVEGNIASNDFAIDLPNTHPDWAEVLHVPEDQGELKSVLETKRNCMLCYVNPANKEVQDFELLRVKELLDNYEVDGVIMDRTRYDNQYADFSEVTRIQFVEYLKSKGKELVHWPKDIYSFDAEQKMIFGPLYLDWLTFRSSIIQGFARRLRGIVDEYAKNQKRPIALAAYVGSWFDLYYQNGVNWGSKDFRYNERLNFPVSKLYTEDYSKTSYVDYIDFLMIGCYYGTSEMIEKYTTIGNIVTNHKVPMMASMSLPDLNTEELLKIGTKACIDFSDGTMIFDLCYTDWNMLRPALKEALTK; encoded by the coding sequence ATGAAAGATTGTCAGGTTCACATCGAAGGTTTGTGTATAGAAACCTCATTTATATACGATTTTACCAGTCATGGAGAATTATTTCCGATTGATTATGTTTCGATAGAGGCAAAAGAAGATAATAAAGATGCAAATAATAGCATTCAAATAGATAGTAATCGAAAAGATAAGTTACACCTATTAACAACGAATCAATTAAGTGATATAACTCTTGCTACGCTTTCAAACTCTCTTGTGATTTGCATGGATGAGAATCAAGCGGTGTCGGAATCCTCATTTGTTATAGAGGGTGAGATTTATAGTACTGAAATTGGCTCCACTACTTCATTACAGAGAGTAAAAGCTGCCAGTGTAGCTATGATTGTATATCTAGAGGGAGAGTTAACCACACTTAAGAATTCCTTACTAAGCGAAGATAAGAATATAGCGTTTGGAGAGAACAATTCTTTTGCTAAGCAGGTTTTTGAGAGCTTTTTAAAAGGAGATGTTGTTCGTTATAAGCTAGGAGTAAACTATATGAGTACTCTTGGTCTCGCATCTCTTATCGAAAAACGTATGGATTCCACTAGCGTATTTCTTACTGTAGATTCCAAAGAATATGCAACAGTCGAAGAGGATAACTTTTTATTAGAAGGAAAATTAGAACATTTTCATAAGAACAAGAAATATGAATTAAGAATTATGTACGGAGACGGTAGAGAAGAGTCATTCAGAGAAATGACAGCTTTTGTTGCAAGTGAAAGCTTCTCAGTGTCCGTTCCATTAACACTTGGTGCAAACTATATCGATTGTACTCTAGTAGAAGATGGTATAGAAATTTCTGATTCGAAGCATACACATATTGTTTTTTATAAACAAACAAGTAATCAGCCAAAAGAAATTATCATGTGGGCGGAACAGTATGTAAATGCGGAGACCACTAAAACAGTGGAAAGAATAGAATCCTTAATTCAGACAGCAAAGGATGCTGGCATTACCGCTTTTGCACTTGATGTAAAGGGATGTGAAGGGTATGCAGCCTATAGGAAATCTACCTTAACCAATGTAAAATATATGACAGAAACGACAAATCCAAAGAAAGCTTTCCAAATGGAGATTGATTTCTTAGAAGAGTTTGTAAAAGCTGCGCATGCAAGTGGATTAAGGGTTTATGCGAGTTTTAACTTCTTCGTGGAAGGAAATATCGCTTCAAATGACTTTGCAATCGACTTGCCAAATACTCATCCAGATTGGGCAGAAGTACTTCATGTTCCAGAAGATCAAGGGGAGTTAAAAAGCGTATTAGAAACCAAAAGAAACTGTATGCTATGCTATGTAAATCCAGCAAATAAAGAAGTTCAGGATTTTGAGTTATTGCGTGTAAAGGAACTACTAGATAATTATGAAGTCGATGGCGTAATCATGGACCGTACAAGATACGATAATCAATATGCGGATTTTAGTGAAGTTACTAGAATCCAGTTTGTAGAGTATCTTAAGAGTAAAGGAAAAGAGTTAGTTCATTGGCCAAAAGATATTTATTCCTTTGATGCGGAACAAAAGATGATTTTCGGACCGTTATATCTAGATTGGCTTACCTTTAGAAGCAGTATAATTCAAGGCTTTGCAAGGAGATTAAGAGGAATAGTTGATGAATATGCAAAAAATCAAAAGAGACCAATTGCTTTAGCAGCGTATGTTGGATCTTGGTTCGACTTGTATTATCAAAACGGTGTGAACTGGGGTAGTAAGGACTTTAGATATAATGAGAGACTGAATTTCCCTGTATCAAAGCTTTATACGGAGGATTACAGTAAAACTAGCTATGTAGACTATATCGATTTCCTTATGATTGGCTGCTATTATGGAACTTCAGAGATGATTGAAAAGTATACAACGATCGGTAATATCGTAACAAATCATAAGGTTCCAATGATGGCATCGATGAGTCTTCCAGATCTTAATACCGAAGAATTGTTGAAAATCGGAACAAAAGCTTGTATCGATTTCAGTGATGGAACAATGATTTTTGATTTGTGCTACACTGATTGGAATATGTTAAGACCTGCTTTGAAAGAAGCACTGACTAAGTAA
- a CDS encoding MurR/RpiR family transcriptional regulator: protein MAEGIFARIESSYSKFTKSEKIVADFVFENPEKVLYTSITDLAEICGVGDTTVFRFCKALKLNGYQEFKMFLAQDIAVRTGSDYTINGSVSQDDDIQTICKKALAVDIAALTETFEGLNFEAVTKVVDMISNANKVQFFGMGSSGVIALEAKMKFMRILPNVEHIADCHMQFMSAALLSSRDLAIIFSYSGSTKDSIEIANLAKSNGCKVVSITRYVNSHLANISDVVIPCGSNEGPLDGGASSTSMVQFYILDILYLLYFTKHYHQSKLNKAKTTESISSKIL, encoded by the coding sequence ATGGCAGAAGGAATATTTGCAAGAATTGAAAGTTCATATTCAAAATTTACGAAATCAGAGAAAATCGTAGCTGATTTTGTCTTTGAGAATCCGGAGAAGGTATTATATACATCGATTACAGATTTGGCTGAGATTTGTGGAGTTGGGGATACTACGGTATTTCGTTTCTGTAAAGCGCTCAAATTGAATGGTTATCAGGAGTTTAAGATGTTTTTGGCACAGGATATTGCAGTGAGAACAGGCTCTGATTATACCATTAATGGCTCGGTTAGTCAGGATGATGATATACAAACCATATGCAAAAAAGCATTGGCTGTTGACATCGCTGCTCTAACGGAAACATTTGAGGGCTTAAACTTTGAAGCTGTAACGAAGGTAGTGGATATGATATCCAACGCGAACAAAGTTCAGTTCTTTGGCATGGGTTCCTCTGGCGTTATTGCGTTAGAAGCTAAGATGAAGTTTATGAGAATTCTACCGAATGTAGAACATATTGCGGACTGCCATATGCAGTTTATGTCTGCTGCACTTTTATCAAGCCGTGATTTGGCGATTATTTTCTCTTACTCTGGATCCACAAAAGATTCCATAGAGATTGCTAATCTTGCAAAGTCCAATGGCTGTAAAGTTGTCAGCATTACAAGATATGTCAACTCACACCTTGCAAATATATCAGATGTTGTCATCCCATGTGGTTCCAATGAAGGACCTTTAGATGGTGGTGCATCCTCTACTTCCATGGTACAATTTTATATTTTGGATATTTTGTATTTATTATATTTTACAAAGCATTATCATCAATCTAAATTAAATAAAGCGAAGACGACGGAATCCATTTCATCTAAGATTTTATAA
- a CDS encoding N-acetylmannosamine-6-phosphate 2-epimerase: MNQNKEILDQIRGGLVVSCQALSTEPLYSSYIMSRMAYAAQLGGAVGIRANTPEDIIEIKKTVNLPVIGLYKQVFEDSDVYITPTIEAVRDIVAANAEIIAIDATNRLRPHGISLDDFFKEVREMYPNQLFMADCATYEEAIHAYEIGFDLVGTTLCGYTEQTKGVAIPNFELLQKLANYSKIPVIAEGGIWSPEQLKQALECGVHAAVVGTAITRPMDITKRYVQAIQK; encoded by the coding sequence ATGAATCAAAACAAAGAGATACTTGACCAAATTAGAGGGGGCTTGGTGGTGTCTTGTCAGGCATTATCAACAGAACCTTTATATAGTTCTTATATTATGAGCAGAATGGCATATGCTGCACAGCTTGGTGGAGCTGTCGGCATTCGTGCCAATACACCGGAAGATATAATAGAAATTAAAAAGACCGTAAATCTTCCTGTTATCGGTTTATATAAGCAGGTATTTGAAGACAGCGATGTCTACATAACGCCGACGATAGAAGCTGTTCGTGATATTGTTGCTGCAAACGCGGAGATTATTGCAATCGATGCAACAAACCGCTTACGTCCGCATGGAATCTCTTTGGATGACTTTTTTAAAGAAGTAAGAGAGATGTATCCGAATCAATTGTTTATGGCTGACTGTGCTACTTATGAAGAGGCAATCCATGCATATGAAATAGGATTTGATTTGGTTGGAACAACCCTTTGTGGTTATACAGAGCAGACCAAAGGTGTGGCGATACCTAATTTCGAGTTGTTGCAAAAGCTAGCAAATTATAGTAAAATTCCGGTAATAGCAGAAGGGGGCATCTGGTCGCCGGAACAATTAAAACAGGCATTGGAATGTGGAGTACATGCAGCTGTTGTAGGTACTGCAATAACTAGACCAATGGATATTACAAAACGTTACGTACAAGCAATCCAAAAATAA
- a CDS encoding DUF4127 family protein, with amino-acid sequence MKDTKKVVLLPLDERPCNFKFPYQIFDSEDFIIDRIEPLGDKKIPADVSEVSRMLKEKCKDADIAVLAMDTLLYGGLIPSRLHHFTKEEVMERLNLLREIKSQNNNLKIYAFQCIMRCPKYSSNDEEPDYYEYCGEQIHQLGNAIHKEKLGISSDYNREELLSKIKKEDLEDYENRREFNRSFNLEVLKLAKEGVLEFLIIPQDDSAPYGYTAMDQISVRKEILENCLSDKVIVYPGADEVEMTLLSRAMNEVMVKRPKVYVKYASVHAPYLIPSYEDRSLGETVRYHIMAAGCIQVDSVSEADFVLALSAPARKMLEAVTQPASNADYDVERNLTEFVYAIETYISEGKPVTIGDNAYANGSDLELVAILNQKELLLKVAGYAGWNTSSNTIGTALAEGVKYLYYGSNKKHMEFLLLRYLEDAGYCGFIRKEITEKELPALGMNYFDIKEQNGVVSELVKKYLQDFADTKLTSITKHILIEDIKMPWRRMFETDITVSYR; translated from the coding sequence ATGAAAGATACAAAGAAGGTGGTCTTATTACCGCTGGATGAGCGACCATGTAATTTTAAATTTCCTTATCAAATTTTTGATAGTGAGGATTTTATTATAGATAGGATAGAACCGCTAGGAGACAAGAAGATTCCGGCTGATGTCAGTGAGGTTTCACGGATGTTAAAGGAAAAATGCAAAGATGCAGATATTGCGGTTTTGGCGATGGATACCTTACTTTATGGTGGACTAATACCATCTAGACTTCATCATTTTACGAAAGAAGAGGTAATGGAACGCCTTAATCTACTACGTGAAATCAAGAGCCAAAACAATAACTTAAAAATCTATGCTTTCCAATGTATCATGCGTTGCCCGAAATATTCTAGCAATGATGAGGAACCAGACTATTATGAATATTGTGGAGAGCAGATTCATCAGCTAGGAAATGCTATTCACAAAGAAAAATTAGGGATTTCTAGTGATTATAATAGGGAAGAACTTCTTTCTAAGATTAAGAAAGAGGATTTAGAAGATTATGAAAATCGTAGGGAGTTTAATCGCTCATTTAATCTTGAGGTTTTAAAACTGGCGAAAGAAGGAGTTCTAGAATTCCTAATTATTCCGCAGGATGATTCAGCACCTTATGGTTATACAGCAATGGATCAAATCTCCGTACGTAAAGAAATTTTAGAAAATTGTCTTTCTGATAAAGTTATTGTTTACCCTGGAGCAGATGAGGTAGAGATGACCTTACTATCTCGTGCTATGAATGAGGTTATGGTAAAGCGTCCGAAAGTATATGTAAAATATGCTTCCGTTCATGCTCCTTATTTAATACCTTCTTATGAGGATAGATCCCTTGGGGAGACCGTCAGATATCATATTATGGCAGCTGGATGTATTCAGGTGGATAGTGTGTCGGAAGCAGATTTTGTACTTGCCTTATCTGCACCAGCAAGAAAGATGCTAGAAGCTGTAACACAGCCTGCATCCAACGCAGATTATGATGTAGAACGCAATCTTACAGAATTTGTGTATGCGATTGAAACTTATATTTCCGAGGGGAAACCAGTTACAATTGGAGATAATGCATACGCAAATGGTAGTGATCTAGAACTTGTTGCAATTCTTAACCAAAAAGAGTTATTATTAAAGGTGGCAGGTTATGCTGGCTGGAATACCTCATCGAATACGATAGGTACTGCGTTGGCTGAGGGCGTTAAATATCTCTATTATGGAAGCAATAAGAAACATATGGAGTTTTTACTTCTTCGATATTTAGAAGATGCAGGTTACTGTGGATTCATTAGAAAAGAAATCACCGAGAAAGAATTGCCCGCATTAGGAATGAATTATTTCGATATCAAAGAACAGAACGGTGTTGTTAGTGAACTGGTAAAGAAGTATCTGCAGGACTTTGCGGATACAAAACTTACATCAATCACGAAACATATTCTGATTGAGGATATAAAAATGCCATGGCGCCGTATGTTTGAGACAGACATTACGGTATCATATCGATAA
- a CDS encoding FAD-dependent oxidoreductase, translating to MKYDIAIIGGSLGGVQAAISAAKQNKKVYLCEETDWIGGQLTSQAVPPDEHPWIEEFGATKRYLDFRKSVRDYYRSIPEFKDEVRQKECFCPGNSWVSRVAHEPKVAFQLFEDEIAEYLQDGRLTLEYFTVAVDSVVENDTIKSVTVKNLQTKEEKSIEAEYFLDATDCGDLLPIVGAEYRTGAESKELTGELHAPEVGDPYDMQPITWVAALELNPDGDYKLEKPEKYDYFASLGVPYDNNLLFSWWMADAHTQKKTFLPMFDGEYEGKPLGLWSYRRVIDTANYTDGRKEVTLLNWPQNDFALGNVFEDKDAKENLELSRQQTLCSIYWLQNEAPRVDGGKGYAVKLRPDIMGTEDGLAKAAYIRESRRIVAKKTICEQDVSKRNNDLPPKLVDSVGVGHYAIDIHMTTKSHSFLYDATYPFEIPLSSMIPVRMKNLLPACKNIGSTHLTSGCYRLHPVEWNVGEVAGYAAAYCIDHKVTFEELLTSELKTFQDELEREGVQLHWDFSKMSV from the coding sequence ATGAAGTACGATATAGCAATTATAGGCGGTAGTTTAGGTGGAGTTCAAGCTGCTATCAGTGCAGCAAAGCAAAACAAAAAGGTTTATCTGTGTGAAGAAACAGACTGGATAGGCGGTCAATTAACCTCACAGGCAGTTCCACCGGATGAGCATCCATGGATTGAGGAATTTGGTGCTACTAAGCGTTATTTGGACTTCCGTAAGTCTGTTCGTGACTATTATCGCAGCATACCGGAATTTAAGGATGAAGTAAGACAAAAGGAATGTTTTTGCCCAGGTAACTCTTGGGTATCCCGTGTCGCACACGAACCTAAGGTGGCGTTTCAATTATTTGAAGATGAAATCGCAGAGTATCTACAGGATGGACGTCTAACCCTTGAATATTTCACAGTAGCAGTCGATAGCGTTGTAGAAAATGATACAATAAAAAGTGTTACAGTGAAAAACCTTCAAACGAAGGAAGAAAAATCTATTGAGGCTGAGTATTTTCTTGATGCTACAGATTGCGGTGACTTGCTACCAATCGTTGGTGCAGAATATCGTACCGGTGCAGAAAGCAAGGAGTTAACAGGAGAGTTACATGCACCTGAGGTTGGAGATCCTTATGATATGCAGCCAATTACCTGGGTAGCTGCACTTGAATTAAATCCTGACGGGGATTATAAACTCGAAAAGCCAGAAAAATATGATTACTTTGCAAGTTTAGGTGTCCCATACGATAACAACTTACTATTTAGCTGGTGGATGGCAGATGCTCATACACAGAAGAAGACATTTCTTCCGATGTTTGACGGAGAGTATGAGGGGAAACCGCTTGGACTTTGGAGCTATCGTAGAGTTATAGATACAGCGAATTATACCGATGGAAGAAAAGAAGTTACCTTATTAAACTGGCCACAAAATGATTTTGCACTAGGTAATGTATTTGAAGATAAGGATGCAAAAGAAAACTTAGAATTATCTAGACAGCAGACACTTTGCTCTATTTACTGGTTACAAAATGAAGCTCCAAGAGTTGATGGAGGGAAGGGTTATGCAGTAAAACTTCGCCCAGACATCATGGGAACTGAGGATGGTCTAGCAAAGGCTGCTTATATTAGAGAGTCCAGAAGAATTGTAGCAAAGAAAACAATTTGTGAACAAGATGTTAGTAAACGTAATAATGACCTTCCACCTAAGTTAGTGGATTCTGTAGGTGTTGGACATTATGCAATTGATATCCATATGACGACAAAATCACATAGCTTTTTATACGATGCTACGTATCCATTCGAGATACCATTATCTTCTATGATACCAGTACGTATGAAGAATCTGTTACCAGCATGTAAAAATATTGGATCTACCCACTTAACAAGTGGATGTTATCGTTTACATCCAGTAGAATGGAACGTTGGTGAGGTGGCAGGTTATGCAGCAGCATATTGTATTGACCATAAAGTTACATTCGAAGAGTTATTAACTAGCGAATTAAAGACATTCCAAGATGAACTTGAACGAGAAGGTGTACAGCTTCATTGGGATTTTTCTAAGATGTCAGTGTGA
- a CDS encoding carbohydrate ABC transporter permease, with protein sequence MIKNKVKAHLTKEERIKNHIRRAMLLCLMVSLGILFAQFIDKRFSESTKRFMDIAFAILWAVMTVEGVVRILRISKKSGFHEYIKFDKAEFIYLIASAVIVPVSLFVPSLLWARIICIFKLPNVLRRYNDENVFQILAKGIAIILILFFFVPFLNVFASAVSAPGQIINIVPKNVDLFAMKYVLSDKAFLRSFGNSIFITLVGTLISVVSMAMAAYPLSKPHMPLRKTMMMFFMIVMLFSGGIAPNILLVNALGIMDTIWALILPSVVMVYYLLLLKGFFESIPVELEESAKLDGASNFSILFKIIMPIASPMIATVSFFTAITYWNNINNPILYITNNKSIYPVPMYIKNFLGQNPMEIAMNNPTLLTYWDGIKMSYVLMSIVPIAIAYPFIFKYLKNDVSAGAVKG encoded by the coding sequence ATGATAAAGAATAAAGTAAAAGCACATTTAACCAAAGAAGAAAGAATCAAAAATCATATCCGTAGGGCGATGCTACTTTGCCTTATGGTATCCCTCGGTATCTTATTTGCCCAATTTATTGATAAACGCTTTAGCGAGAGTACCAAACGCTTTATGGACATTGCCTTTGCAATCCTATGGGCGGTTATGACGGTTGAAGGCGTAGTTCGTATTCTTCGCATTAGTAAGAAATCAGGATTTCACGAATATATTAAGTTTGACAAGGCAGAGTTTATATATCTAATAGCATCTGCAGTGATAGTTCCAGTATCCTTATTTGTACCGAGTCTTCTCTGGGCTAGAATTATCTGTATCTTTAAGTTACCAAATGTACTTCGAAGATATAACGATGAAAATGTATTTCAGATTTTAGCAAAAGGAATTGCAATCATATTAATACTTTTCTTTTTTGTTCCATTTTTAAATGTATTTGCAAGTGCAGTATCTGCACCTGGTCAAATCATTAATATCGTTCCGAAAAACGTTGATCTCTTTGCGATGAAGTACGTACTATCAGACAAAGCATTCCTTCGTTCCTTTGGAAACTCGATTTTTATTACTTTGGTAGGTACTTTAATATCTGTTGTTTCCATGGCAATGGCAGCTTATCCACTTTCTAAGCCACATATGCCACTAAGAAAAACAATGATGATGTTCTTTATGATAGTAATGCTTTTCTCAGGTGGTATTGCACCAAACATATTACTTGTTAATGCACTTGGCATAATGGATACCATCTGGGCATTAATTTTACCATCTGTAGTTATGGTTTATTACCTACTATTATTAAAAGGATTCTTTGAAAGTATTCCAGTGGAATTAGAAGAATCTGCGAAGTTAGATGGTGCAAGCAATTTTAGTATTCTTTTTAAGATTATTATGCCAATTGCTTCTCCTATGATTGCAACAGTATCCTTCTTTACTGCAATCACCTACTGGAATAACATTAACAATCCAATTCTTTATATAACAAATAACAAATCCATCTATCCGGTTCCTATGTACATTAAAAACTTCCTTGGTCAAAATCCAATGGAGATAGCAATGAACAACCCAACCTTATTAACTTACTGGGATGGAATTAAGATGAGTTATGTATTAATGTCAATTGTACCAATTGCCATAGCTTACCCATTTATCTTTAAATATTTAAAGAACGATGTGTCTGCAGGTGCAGTAAAAGGCTAA
- a CDS encoding ABC transporter permease gives MVRILKKVKQKTGKESFRAQMKQHGNLFIFYIPAVVFSILFSYIPMAGLIMAFKANPNLLGSSSAIRGILDAKWVGFDNFVKIFSKQEVIHALYNTLIISTLKIVIVFPIPIALAILINEMRGKVIRKSLEVSMYIPYFLSWATIGGIFIALLNKDTGFVNNVLAYFGHNRVNFITSNATFRSVMVTTTAWKDIGWSTITYMAAITALDRNQIEAAKIDGASKWQQIRYVTLPGIMPVIAVMLILRIGSIMNAGFEQIFVFYSPYVQASGDILGTYTYRLVREAALIPQYALSTAVGFFNSVVALILVVGGNFISKKFFNRGIW, from the coding sequence TTGGTTAGGATATTGAAGAAAGTTAAGCAAAAGACAGGTAAAGAAAGCTTTCGTGCTCAGATGAAGCAACACGGTAATTTATTCATCTTCTACATTCCAGCAGTGGTGTTTTCCATATTATTTTCCTACATACCGATGGCTGGTCTTATCATGGCTTTTAAAGCGAATCCGAATCTTTTGGGAAGTTCATCCGCAATAAGAGGTATATTAGATGCAAAATGGGTTGGGTTTGATAACTTTGTTAAGATATTTAGTAAACAAGAAGTTATTCATGCTTTATACAACACCTTAATTATCAGTACTTTAAAAATTGTAATCGTATTCCCAATTCCAATCGCGTTAGCAATTCTCATTAACGAAATGCGTGGTAAAGTAATCCGTAAGTCATTAGAAGTATCAATGTATATTCCTTATTTCTTATCATGGGCTACCATTGGAGGTATCTTCATTGCCTTATTAAATAAGGATACTGGTTTTGTTAATAACGTGTTAGCTTATTTTGGACATAACCGTGTAAACTTTATTACAAGTAATGCTACGTTTCGTTCTGTAATGGTAACAACAACTGCTTGGAAGGATATTGGATGGAGCACCATTACTTATATGGCTGCTATCACAGCATTAGATCGTAACCAAATTGAAGCTGCAAAAATTGATGGCGCAAGTAAGTGGCAACAGATTCGTTATGTTACCCTACCTGGAATCATGCCAGTTATTGCTGTTATGTTAATTCTTAGAATTGGTTCTATTATGAATGCAGGCTTTGAACAAATATTTGTATTCTATTCACCATATGTTCAAGCAAGCGGTGATATCCTTGGAACTTATACTTATCGTTTGGTAAGGGAAGCAGCGTTGATCCCACAATATGCGTTATCAACTGCTGTAGGATTCTTTAACTCAGTTGTCGCATTAATCTTAGTGGTCGGTGGTAACTTCATCTCTAAAAAGTTCTTCAACCGCGGAATATGGTAG